The Armatimonadia bacterium genome has a window encoding:
- a CDS encoding ferredoxin encodes MPPVAIDPALCNGCRLCWQTYPNAFGHDGNNIATVVNQTAAAAVANEVIGACPGEDPDSGKKAIYRV; translated from the coding sequence ATGCCACCTGTAGCGATCGACCCGGCGTTGTGCAATGGGTGCCGCCTCTGCTGGCAGACATACCCGAACGCCTTCGGACACGACGGCAACAACATCGCGACGGTCGTGAACCAGACCGCGGCCGCAGCCGTAGCGAACGAGGTGATCGGGGCCTGTCCGGGCGAGGACCCCGATAGCGGCAAGAAGGCGATCTACCGAGTGTGA
- a CDS encoding glycosyl hydrolase-related protein yields MTPSDSNTQEPHDPTYVLTYDHGGAVLWGCDLLRKTIRDSIAWIERYPGFKIGIENEAYTYDYLADEDPGLLAEIRGYLQQYKGFFGLGTCTYGQPLSVFVNEESNIRQIGYALRANQEHLGCVPPIYLMSEHAMHAQIPQLLVGFGFTGSIMRTHYMMYGYNPTFDAATGWWIGVDGSRIPTIPTYEGEGAEFGRTTVDNWILTRFPSPQASMTLEEFAEKFGHLTPRLASRADDAKLRREELVQRYDGNPDFRWVLLEELPELFPPSDAELRTEPNDFIVRMPWGYCGNEIWNVCREAEVAVLTAERMNALAALYGAPPREEGLRKGWQGLLVAQHHDVQICGLLDDARSFLSASLEASRKVADESIEFMATRMGSGGISQVTAFNSLSWPRREWVETTVRLPRGAAKDLEVCHEGQVLPSVTLAADRHSDGSVRTARLGFAADVPPLTFTSYSVGAESEGSCAEAASGIAVDAGAMTIKTPFLEIALDPAGGVRSITDARTGRRHLAEGRSCLLAGRVEGEPHESYGVWSLPEPRGEGCPLVAREAGVIASIPYLAEMSVSPDSPRLDFRVTLHLDGQRIGLDSTNLRDSVVGFVHEEKLRFKLFPAVSEAAIGVRDLPFTVAETSNRYVEGNYWTALADGDGGVAVFNRGTMGSVREDDGGFSMPLAYANYYIWGTRMLTGTFVYDFALYPFAGDWREADLHRRALEYAFPTVTAATEPGDGSLGERAQGLDLAADGVVLSALLTEGGQTFARLYEYRGESATASLALTGGRTQLVEVDLRGQEIGPAETPLAFRPWQIRTFRLDVAR; encoded by the coding sequence GTGACACCCTCGGACAGCAACACGCAAGAGCCGCATGACCCTACCTATGTGCTCACCTACGACCACGGAGGCGCCGTGCTCTGGGGCTGCGATCTGCTGCGCAAGACCATTCGCGACTCCATCGCGTGGATAGAGCGCTACCCCGGCTTCAAGATTGGCATCGAGAACGAGGCGTACACCTACGACTATCTCGCGGACGAGGATCCCGGGCTGCTCGCCGAGATCCGCGGCTACCTGCAACAGTACAAGGGGTTCTTCGGACTCGGCACCTGCACTTACGGCCAACCCCTGTCCGTGTTCGTCAACGAGGAGTCGAACATCCGTCAGATCGGCTACGCCCTCCGGGCCAACCAGGAGCACCTTGGCTGCGTGCCCCCGATCTACCTCATGAGCGAGCACGCCATGCACGCCCAGATCCCGCAGCTCCTCGTGGGCTTCGGATTCACGGGCTCGATCATGCGTACGCACTACATGATGTATGGGTACAACCCCACCTTCGACGCGGCAACCGGCTGGTGGATCGGCGTGGACGGCTCACGCATCCCGACCATCCCCACCTATGAAGGTGAGGGCGCCGAGTTCGGTCGCACCACCGTGGACAACTGGATCCTCACCCGCTTCCCCAGCCCGCAGGCCAGCATGACTTTGGAGGAGTTTGCTGAGAAGTTTGGCCACCTGACGCCCCGGCTGGCGTCCCGTGCAGATGATGCGAAGCTGCGTCGAGAGGAGCTCGTGCAGCGCTACGACGGCAACCCCGACTTCCGCTGGGTACTGCTCGAGGAGCTTCCGGAGCTCTTCCCGCCCTCCGATGCCGAGCTGCGCACCGAGCCCAACGACTTCATCGTGCGGATGCCCTGGGGCTACTGCGGCAACGAGATCTGGAACGTCTGTCGCGAGGCCGAGGTTGCGGTGCTGACCGCGGAGCGGATGAACGCCCTGGCAGCGCTGTACGGTGCGCCGCCCCGAGAAGAGGGGCTGCGCAAAGGGTGGCAGGGCTTGCTCGTGGCACAGCACCATGACGTGCAGATCTGCGGGCTGCTTGACGACGCGCGGAGCTTCCTGTCGGCATCACTGGAGGCCTCACGGAAGGTGGCCGATGAGTCGATCGAATTCATGGCTACTCGGATGGGCAGCGGCGGCATCTCCCAGGTGACCGCCTTCAACTCGCTGTCGTGGCCGCGGCGCGAGTGGGTTGAGACGACGGTACGGCTGCCGCGCGGTGCTGCGAAGGACCTCGAGGTATGCCACGAGGGACAGGTCCTGCCGTCCGTGACGCTGGCCGCCGACCGCCACTCCGACGGGAGTGTACGGACGGCGCGTCTTGGCTTCGCGGCCGACGTGCCACCCCTGACCTTCACCTCGTACAGCGTCGGTGCCGAGTCGGAAGGCTCCTGCGCAGAGGCAGCGAGCGGGATCGCCGTGGACGCCGGCGCCATGACCATCAAGACGCCCTTCCTCGAGATTGCGCTGGACCCCGCAGGCGGTGTGCGATCCATCACCGACGCTCGTACGGGTCGCCGACACCTGGCGGAGGGCCGAAGCTGCCTGCTCGCAGGCCGCGTGGAGGGCGAACCGCACGAGTCGTACGGTGTGTGGAGCCTGCCCGAGCCCCGCGGTGAGGGTTGTCCGCTGGTGGCACGGGAGGCCGGGGTCATCGCCAGCATCCCGTACCTGGCCGAGATGAGCGTGTCGCCCGACAGCCCTCGCCTGGACTTCCGCGTGACGCTCCACCTTGACGGGCAGCGGATAGGCCTCGACAGCACCAACCTGCGCGATTCCGTCGTCGGCTTTGTCCACGAGGAGAAGCTGCGCTTCAAGCTCTTCCCCGCGGTTTCTGAGGCTGCGATCGGGGTCCGAGACCTCCCCTTCACCGTGGCTGAGACCTCGAATCGGTACGTGGAGGGCAACTACTGGACGGCTCTGGCTGACGGCGACGGCGGCGTCGCGGTCTTCAACCGCGGCACTATGGGCTCGGTCAGGGAGGACGACGGCGGATTCTCGATGCCGCTGGCCTACGCCAACTACTACATCTGGGGCACCCGGATGCTCACCGGGACCTTCGTCTACGACTTCGCGCTATACCCCTTCGCCGGCGATTGGCGTGAGGCTGACCTGCATCGCAGGGCCCTCGAGTACGCCTTCCCCACGGTGACCGCTGCGACTGAGCCGGGCGACGGAAGCCTGGGCGAAAGGGCGCAGGGGCTGGACCTTGCCGCCGACGGCGTTGTGCTTTCCGCGCTGCTCACCGAGGGTGGGCAGACCTTCGCCCGGCTGTATGAGTACCGGGGCGAATCGGCCACGGCTTCCTTGGCCCTGACCGGCGGTCGGACGCAGTTGGTCGAGGTGGACCTTCGTGGCCAGGAGATCGGCCCGGCAGAGACACCCCTTGCCTTCCGGCCGTGGCAGATCCGCACCTTCCGCCTCGACGTGGCCCGATAG
- a CDS encoding M28 family metallopeptidase — translation MLEPSQARVWKHLQVLCEEIGPRLSGTAGDDRATEYISEHMRRCGLETEVQEYPCPAWEHGEPQLTMLKEGRRVPLPAVAQTFSEACDVEAQIACAGSLKELDLTPELDGKVLVLHGQLASSLTADRNPALLAAEERRAAALIVVSPAETVSTKLTRDPFARAPSVAVPRSAGGVLLASQGSRITLRLEARRYESIGHNVIGRVPGDPEEHVLVAAHYDTAADVPGAVDNASGTAVLLELCERFAASPRQKQGLHFVAYGAEEYGRTGHGCLGAVEYVRRHPGDVEGARAVVEIDCVGTAAVPPAVTLMDFPRALREELLGVLTGFPRCGVQLRPETQTSGTPFSLTGLPTVWFVNAYPKIPIHTAHDSIDLLSPEEMAYTVEAASAVLEQLVSAARDGSS, via the coding sequence ATGCTGGAGCCGAGCCAGGCGCGCGTCTGGAAGCACTTGCAGGTCCTGTGTGAGGAGATCGGCCCGCGGTTGAGCGGAACGGCGGGAGATGACCGGGCCACCGAGTACATCTCCGAGCACATGCGCCGGTGTGGTCTGGAGACCGAGGTCCAGGAGTACCCGTGCCCTGCCTGGGAACACGGCGAGCCCCAACTGACGATGCTCAAGGAGGGGCGGCGCGTGCCCCTGCCGGCGGTGGCGCAGACCTTCTCGGAGGCCTGTGACGTGGAGGCCCAGATAGCGTGCGCAGGCAGCCTCAAGGAGCTTGACCTGACGCCGGAGCTTGACGGCAAGGTGCTGGTGCTCCACGGCCAGCTTGCCTCGAGCTTGACCGCCGATCGGAACCCGGCGCTTCTGGCAGCCGAGGAGCGCCGGGCTGCCGCTCTGATCGTCGTGAGTCCCGCGGAGACAGTCTCCACGAAGCTCACCCGCGATCCCTTCGCACGGGCGCCGTCGGTGGCGGTCCCTCGGTCGGCGGGTGGAGTGCTGTTAGCAAGTCAAGGCAGTCGTATCACGCTCCGTCTCGAGGCCCGTCGCTACGAGTCCATCGGGCACAACGTGATCGGCCGAGTGCCTGGCGACCCGGAGGAGCACGTTCTGGTCGCAGCGCACTACGACACAGCGGCGGACGTCCCGGGTGCTGTAGACAACGCGTCCGGGACGGCGGTGCTTCTGGAGCTCTGCGAGCGGTTCGCGGCTTCACCGCGGCAGAAGCAAGGCCTTCACTTCGTGGCTTACGGCGCGGAGGAGTACGGACGCACGGGCCATGGCTGCCTCGGAGCTGTTGAGTACGTTCGGCGGCACCCAGGCGATGTCGAAGGGGCGCGAGCGGTCGTCGAGATCGACTGTGTGGGCACCGCTGCGGTCCCTCCGGCAGTGACGCTGATGGACTTCCCGAGGGCCCTGCGGGAGGAGCTTCTCGGGGTGCTCACGGGCTTCCCGAGGTGTGGCGTGCAACTCCGGCCTGAGACCCAGACCTCCGGCACGCCCTTCAGCCTGACTGGACTGCCGACCGTCTGGTTCGTCAACGCCTACCCCAAGATTCCCATCCACACCGCACACGACAGCATCGATCTGCTGAGCCCCGAGGAGATGGCCTACACGGTCGAGGCGGCCAGTGCGGTCCTGGAGCAGTTGGTCTCGGCAGCCAGGGACGGTTCGAGCTGA
- a CDS encoding beta-galactosidase — protein MHRLAVIGALLVLALTAALAQGERPLYDARFFEPVEEVVTPHIAWAKPYCTPPKVLFITHRQAMREVVELSQRLEMDYKVFAMDGPGSFGETGLGVDASWRLVRGNSYDELTVRLRGDLAKDYDVIVLGNIQWDKLPMEFRYEILKKVKEGTGLVGVVTGRDQYLDKLLKGTQFAWNWATWSGGAQGIEDFFGVGVFEGGVDYATAHSGSASIRLHCDSATRGSRESPRAGYSPGTLQLEPNTEYVFSAWAKTDGLKDGGASVSLYPQPASATVKVSPDWQRTEVRFKTDATRTTTGVYVLIYQPGTVWFDDLQLTKVGDDRNLLPNPSFEFPGPSPVEIAQGVPFQLLPAFEKHRDVQAFLRNTLSTTTFGRGRLGVLSFSPPSHQMLTPAPTGPVTYCRQDYDYLLEYAARLILWGARKMPPVAVTSTSPVTAHAGEPITLPVSLTATSAAPETTLIVDLRDQYGRPVAQRQQAISLQAGANSLEVSLPALPAGKAFANLWTQSDGKVTGFGTIGLQVESPTRLGAFSLAQESFALQEPLAGKLTVEGPGTGLSVRLLARDLHGRLVAEQTQPVAAGESGFRLPMPRMITIMGWLEAQLLQDGRLLDTRRADFGINNLAYPRDEIQYVMWMGYPNDYVGPMMAEEFSRKGVDSFYDGGNVGYGPYANQRWLPYATRFTDSKTDWYQPKPTRQPEDLVRTPCLTDPAYRAKVREDLTKVATRGLRYGVSDFTLGDENLFVSGRFDLCFSDTCVEDFRRWARETYGTVAALNAEWGSHFADWSEVKPQTLVEAKKAGNLVPWVDHRLHMDSVWAGIHDYSRGVIKEVVPHARVGYEGSDTHVSTWSAADYWKLAGAMDLNNIYYRDFLSLAVKDFASPNMLLGAGWFGGYPGNRNEPFMRWFPWRTLFKGANSFWVWCGYGSPGAVMAYDVSLYPFFGAACEEVARIKQGPGKLLMNARRQHDGLALLWSTPSLHVGTATDGFPDLDSTLNSVVKILHDTGLEARVLSGSQLVAGALSTGEFKVLFLPGTLALSQAEIKAIRQFVSGGGTVIADLRPGITDEHGKPYDAWPLADLFDARLTGPFTAGNGDLTLGGIRLGPVTCDTAVAGTGASQIAGIPVLLNNKVDRGQAILLNFSLKSYLSLPKTSAAEFAGWTEGAGYREFLRSLMARAGVSPRVTVTPDAPQVEISRFAQGGAEYVGIIQSLPLEPIEYTNHPDRRPVTRPVTLHFGARQHVYDVLAGRYLGETETVESQLTPGVAQLYALLPYRLDGLTVEAPATATVGMPVHCSLRLVLKGQPAAHCVRLSVFGPDGKERPWYAANLLTGKGPDAQPGRGDATFDLALDDTPGAWKLVATDAATGVSATANLQVAAR, from the coding sequence ATGCACAGACTAGCAGTGATCGGCGCTCTACTCGTCCTTGCTCTGACGGCGGCCCTCGCCCAGGGAGAACGTCCCCTCTATGACGCACGGTTCTTCGAGCCTGTCGAGGAGGTCGTCACCCCACATATCGCCTGGGCCAAGCCCTATTGCACGCCGCCGAAGGTGCTGTTCATCACCCACCGGCAGGCCATGCGTGAGGTCGTTGAGCTTTCCCAGCGCCTGGAGATGGACTACAAGGTCTTCGCGATGGACGGCCCCGGCAGCTTCGGGGAGACCGGCCTCGGTGTGGACGCCAGTTGGCGCCTGGTTCGGGGCAACTCCTATGATGAGCTGACCGTGCGCCTGCGTGGCGACCTCGCCAAAGACTACGACGTCATCGTCCTGGGCAACATCCAGTGGGACAAGCTGCCCATGGAGTTCCGGTACGAGATCCTCAAGAAGGTGAAGGAAGGCACGGGCCTGGTCGGCGTCGTCACGGGCCGCGACCAGTATCTCGACAAGCTCCTGAAGGGCACGCAGTTTGCCTGGAACTGGGCGACATGGTCTGGCGGCGCACAGGGAATTGAAGACTTCTTCGGCGTCGGCGTCTTCGAAGGTGGCGTGGACTACGCCACCGCCCACAGCGGCTCCGCGTCCATCCGTCTGCACTGCGATTCTGCGACCCGTGGCAGCCGGGAGTCTCCGCGAGCCGGTTACAGCCCGGGCACCCTTCAGCTCGAACCGAATACCGAGTACGTCTTCTCCGCCTGGGCCAAGACCGATGGCCTCAAGGACGGCGGCGCCAGCGTCAGCCTCTATCCACAACCCGCGTCGGCAACGGTGAAGGTCTCCCCGGACTGGCAGCGGACCGAGGTCCGCTTCAAGACTGACGCGACTCGCACCACCACCGGCGTGTACGTGCTCATCTACCAGCCGGGCACCGTCTGGTTCGATGACCTGCAGCTCACGAAGGTGGGCGACGACAGGAACCTGCTGCCGAACCCGAGCTTCGAGTTCCCTGGGCCCTCACCCGTAGAGATCGCGCAGGGCGTCCCCTTCCAGTTGCTCCCGGCCTTTGAGAAGCACAGGGACGTGCAGGCCTTCCTGCGCAACACCCTGAGCACCACCACCTTCGGCCGGGGCCGCCTGGGTGTGCTCAGCTTCTCCCCACCCTCTCACCAGATGCTCACGCCGGCCCCGACCGGACCGGTGACGTACTGCCGCCAGGACTACGACTACCTGCTTGAGTACGCCGCCCGATTGATCCTGTGGGGGGCGCGGAAAATGCCGCCGGTGGCGGTGACCAGCACTTCGCCCGTCACCGCACACGCCGGCGAGCCCATCACACTTCCGGTCTCGCTGACTGCCACGTCGGCTGCCCCGGAGACGACCCTGATAGTGGACTTGCGCGACCAGTACGGACGCCCCGTGGCCCAGCGGCAACAGGCGATCAGCCTCCAGGCGGGCGCTAACTCGCTTGAGGTCTCACTGCCCGCGCTTCCGGCAGGGAAGGCCTTCGCCAACCTGTGGACGCAGTCTGACGGCAAAGTCACCGGCTTCGGGACCATCGGCTTGCAGGTCGAGAGCCCCACACGCCTTGGCGCCTTCAGCCTTGCGCAGGAGAGCTTTGCGCTGCAGGAACCCCTGGCCGGTAAGCTCACCGTCGAGGGACCCGGCACCGGGCTTTCGGTACGTCTCCTTGCCCGAGACCTGCACGGGCGTCTGGTGGCTGAGCAGACTCAGCCGGTCGCCGCCGGCGAGAGTGGCTTCCGCCTCCCGATGCCGCGGATGATCACCATCATGGGCTGGCTGGAGGCTCAACTGCTCCAGGATGGCCGGCTGCTCGACACCCGTCGTGCGGACTTCGGCATCAACAACCTCGCCTACCCCCGCGACGAGATTCAGTACGTGATGTGGATGGGCTACCCCAACGACTACGTCGGGCCCATGATGGCCGAGGAGTTCAGCCGCAAGGGCGTGGACTCGTTCTACGACGGCGGCAACGTCGGCTACGGTCCCTATGCCAACCAGCGATGGCTTCCCTATGCCACGCGCTTCACCGACTCCAAGACCGACTGGTACCAGCCCAAGCCCACGCGGCAGCCGGAGGACCTGGTGCGCACGCCGTGCCTTACCGACCCGGCCTACCGTGCGAAGGTGCGCGAGGACCTCACGAAGGTCGCGACACGTGGCTTGCGCTACGGGGTGTCCGACTTCACCCTGGGCGACGAGAACCTGTTCGTCTCCGGTCGCTTTGACCTGTGCTTCTCGGATACCTGCGTCGAGGACTTCCGGCGCTGGGCCCGCGAGACCTATGGCACAGTGGCCGCTCTCAATGCGGAGTGGGGCAGCCACTTCGCCGACTGGAGCGAGGTCAAGCCCCAGACCTTGGTCGAGGCGAAAAAGGCGGGCAACCTGGTACCGTGGGTCGACCATCGTCTGCACATGGACAGCGTGTGGGCAGGCATCCATGACTACTCGCGGGGCGTGATCAAGGAGGTCGTGCCCCATGCCCGGGTGGGCTACGAGGGTTCGGACACCCACGTCAGCACCTGGAGTGCCGCGGACTACTGGAAGCTCGCCGGGGCGATGGACCTCAACAACATCTACTACCGCGACTTCCTGTCGCTCGCGGTGAAGGACTTCGCCTCGCCCAACATGCTCCTGGGGGCAGGGTGGTTTGGCGGCTACCCAGGCAATCGCAATGAGCCCTTCATGCGCTGGTTTCCCTGGCGGACACTCTTCAAGGGCGCCAACAGCTTCTGGGTCTGGTGCGGCTATGGCAGCCCCGGCGCAGTCATGGCCTACGACGTCTCGCTGTACCCGTTCTTTGGGGCGGCCTGCGAGGAGGTAGCGCGGATCAAGCAGGGGCCCGGTAAGCTGCTCATGAACGCCCGACGCCAGCACGACGGCCTTGCGCTGCTGTGGTCGACCCCGAGCCTGCACGTGGGCACAGCGACCGACGGCTTCCCGGATCTCGACAGCACGCTCAACAGCGTGGTGAAGATACTGCATGACACGGGCCTGGAGGCGCGGGTGCTGTCCGGCTCACAGCTCGTGGCGGGCGCGCTCAGCACCGGGGAGTTCAAGGTACTCTTTCTGCCCGGCACACTGGCGCTGTCGCAGGCCGAGATCAAGGCGATCCGGCAGTTCGTCTCGGGAGGCGGCACCGTCATCGCCGACCTTCGCCCCGGGATCACCGACGAGCACGGCAAGCCCTACGACGCGTGGCCGCTGGCCGACCTGTTTGATGCCCGGCTGACCGGACCCTTCACGGCGGGCAACGGCGATCTCACTCTGGGCGGCATCCGTCTTGGCCCCGTGACCTGTGACACCGCTGTCGCGGGCACAGGTGCGAGCCAGATCGCGGGCATCCCGGTGTTGCTCAACAACAAGGTGGACCGCGGTCAGGCGATCCTGCTGAACTTCTCGCTCAAGAGCTATCTCTCGCTGCCGAAGACTTCCGCTGCCGAGTTTGCGGGCTGGACGGAAGGCGCCGGCTACCGTGAGTTTCTCCGCAGTCTGATGGCTCGTGCGGGAGTGAGCCCGAGGGTCACCGTCACGCCTGACGCCCCGCAGGTGGAGATCTCACGTTTCGCCCAGGGCGGTGCCGAGTACGTCGGCATCATCCAATCCCTTCCTCTGGAGCCGATCGAGTACACCAACCATCCCGACCGGCGCCCGGTGACTCGACCCGTCACCCTCCACTTCGGTGCACGCCAGCATGTCTATGACGTGCTGGCAGGCCGGTACCTGGGAGAGACGGAGACGGTCGAGAGTCAGCTCACACCCGGCGTTGCGCAGCTCTATGCCCTGTTGCCGTACCGACTGGACGGGCTCACTGTGGAGGCACCTGCGACCGCCACAGTCGGGATGCCGGTGCACTGCAGCCTCCGGCTGGTGCTCAAGGGGCAACCCGCTGCGCACTGCGTCCGTCTCTCGGTGTTCGGGCCGGACGGCAAGGAGCGCCCGTGGTATGCCGCCAACCTCCTCACAGGCAAGGGCCCGGACGCCCAGCCTGGACGCGGCGACGCGACCTTCGACCTGGCCCTGGATGACACCCCGGGCGCGTGGAAGCTGGTCGCCACCGACGCGGCCACCGGCGTGAGCGCAACCGCAAATCTGCAGGTCGCGGCTCGATGA
- a CDS encoding uroporphyrinogen decarboxylase family protein, with the protein MTPRERWLATLRHEPADRIPVDYRATPEATRKLIDYLGCETLDQVHERLHLDRIVDVGPRYVGPDLPPEEDVFGIGYVNTQYAGGAYRNAVRHPLAQYETVAEIEESYQWPSRDWWDYSGIPAQIVGKEDQVIRGGISEPFATYKWLRGVEQGYLDLLEKPDMVHYCLGKLYDLCYTNAERIYEAIPGMVLWTWVAEDYGSQEGLIISLRHIEEFFLPHMKRMNDLVHSAGAFSFHHSDGACAENIPNMISIGMDVLDPVQWRCKGMDREVLKRKYGDLITFHGAMDNQQTLPFGTVEDVRREVEDNLRILGPGLILGPCHNLQSISPPENIVAMYEAAWEMGGL; encoded by the coding sequence ATGACGCCACGAGAGCGCTGGCTTGCGACGCTTCGCCACGAACCTGCCGATCGCATCCCGGTGGACTACCGGGCGACGCCCGAGGCCACGCGCAAACTCATCGACTACCTGGGCTGCGAGACCCTCGACCAAGTCCACGAGCGCCTGCACCTTGACCGCATCGTGGACGTCGGCCCACGGTATGTTGGTCCGGACCTCCCGCCTGAGGAGGACGTCTTCGGGATCGGCTACGTGAACACGCAGTACGCCGGCGGAGCGTACCGGAACGCCGTCCGTCACCCACTGGCACAGTATGAGACCGTGGCCGAAATCGAGGAGAGCTACCAGTGGCCCAGCCGTGACTGGTGGGACTACTCGGGCATCCCGGCCCAGATCGTCGGCAAGGAGGACCAGGTCATCCGAGGCGGCATCTCGGAGCCCTTCGCCACCTACAAGTGGCTGCGAGGCGTGGAGCAAGGCTACCTCGATCTCCTCGAGAAGCCGGATATGGTCCATTACTGCCTGGGGAAGCTGTATGACTTGTGCTACACCAACGCCGAGCGCATCTACGAGGCGATCCCCGGCATGGTCCTGTGGACCTGGGTGGCCGAGGACTACGGCTCGCAGGAGGGCCTCATCATCTCGCTGCGACACATTGAGGAGTTCTTCCTGCCACACATGAAGCGCATGAATGACCTGGTACACTCCGCGGGGGCCTTCTCCTTCCACCACAGCGACGGAGCATGTGCGGAGAACATCCCGAACATGATCTCGATCGGGATGGATGTGCTGGACCCGGTGCAGTGGCGGTGCAAGGGCATGGATCGCGAGGTTCTGAAGCGCAAGTACGGTGACCTGATCACCTTCCACGGTGCCATGGACAACCAGCAGACCCTGCCCTTCGGGACAGTGGAGGACGTCCGGCGCGAGGTCGAGGACAACCTCCGCATCCTGGGGCCGGGACTGATCCTGGGGCCGTGTCACAATCTCCAGTCCATCAGCCCGCCGGAGAACATCGTGGCGATGTACGAGGCTGCCTGGGAGATGGGCGGCCTCTAG